A stretch of Primulina tabacum isolate GXHZ01 chromosome 13, ASM2559414v2, whole genome shotgun sequence DNA encodes these proteins:
- the LOC142521980 gene encoding uncharacterized protein LOC142521980, with product MERGSLKRWERSNRMCMMIMKRAIPETFRGTMSSDIATAKAFLQDLEKRFAKSEKSEIGIFLASLVSMRYRGKGNIREYIMEMSHLASRLKALKLDLSEDLLVHLVLIYLPPQFNQFKVSYNCQKETWSLNELISHCVQEEEMLKQYKTKSTHYASTSKVKGKKRKDKEAADTQPPKK from the coding sequence ATGGAAAGAGGAAGTTTGAAGAGGTGGGAGAGATCGAATCGCATGTgtatgatgatcatgaagagAGCCATTCCAGAAACATTCAGGGGCACAATGTCTAGCGACATTGCTACGGCTAAGGCTTTCCTTCAAGACCTCGAAAAGAGGTTTGCTAAAAGTGAAAAGTCTGAAATTGGTATATTTTTGGCAAGCCTCGTTTCAATGAGGTACAGAGGTAAGGGCAACATCAGGGAGTACATTATGGAAATGTCTCATCTTGCTTCAAGGTTAAAAGCACTGAAGCTTGATCTCTCTGAGGACTTGCTAGTGCACCTGGTTTTGATATATCTTCCTCCTCAGTTTAACCAGTTCAAGGTGAGCTATAACTGTCAGAAAGAGACTTGGTCTCTGAATGAGCTCATCTCGCACTGTGTCCAGGAAGAGGAAATGTTGAAGCAATACAAGACAAAAAGTACTCATTATGCCTCTACCTCGAAGGTTAAAGGAAAGAAAAGGAAGGATAAAGAAGCTGCGGATACACAGCCTCCGAAGAAATAA